The genomic stretch GAGGAAAGATTGGTTGGCTGTGAGGTTCGTAATGAGGATTATGATGAAGTAGGCTTAAGGCCAAGGAAGTTCCAGGAGTATATAGGGCAGAATAAGGTTAAGGAAAACCTCAAAGTGTTTATAGAGGCATCCAAGCAGAGGAATGAGGCATTGGATCATGTATTGCTGTATGGACCCCCGGGCCTGGGAAAGACAACACTTGCGGGTATAATTGCCTCTGAGCTTGGTGTTAATTTAAGGATAACATCAGGCCCTGCCATAGAAAAGCCGGGTGATTTGGCGGCTATCCTTACAAACCTTGGAAATTTTGATGTGCTTTTTATAGATGAGATACACAGAATAAATAGAAGTGTCGAAGAGATACTTTATACTGCAATGGAGGATTATGCACTTGATATAATAATAGGAAAGGGTCCAAGTGCCCGCTCCATAAGGCTTGATCTGCCCAAGTTTACACTAATCGGTGCCACCACCAGGGCTGGGCTGTTAACATCTCCGTTAAGGGACAGGTTTGGAGTTATA from Pseudobacteroides sp. encodes the following:
- the ruvB gene encoding Holliday junction branch migration DNA helicase RuvB, which encodes MEEERLVGCEVRNEDYDEVGLRPRKFQEYIGQNKVKENLKVFIEASKQRNEALDHVLLYGPPGLGKTTLAGIIASELGVNLRITSGPAIEKPGDLAAILTNLGNFDVLFIDEIHRINRSVEEILYTAMEDYALDIIIGKGPSARSIRLDLPKFTLIGATTRAGLLTSPLRDRFGVINRLEMYTVDELMLIVKRSAGIFGMGIDEDGAREIAARSRGTPRIANRLLKRVRDFAQVKADGYISREVANMGLNALEIDPIGLDGVDRNMILSIINKFGGGPVGLDTLAASIGEETETIEDVYEPYLLQLGFINKTPRGRMATRLAYEHFGIKE